One window of the Flavobacteriaceae bacterium YJPT1-3 genome contains the following:
- the rnpA gene encoding ribonuclease P protein component: MNTKPQQFKRLKSTLVFDQLFEKGSSVKAFPLRLKYLRLNENDQLPTTVFTGFSVPKRLHKKATARNHLKRLMREVYRKYRTDFHTKESNYAFLFLYMSPEAMDYHQLERALLKLLKKFNDENT, from the coding sequence GTGAACACCAAACCTCAACAATTCAAGCGCCTGAAGAGCACCCTTGTTTTTGATCAGCTTTTTGAAAAAGGAAGCTCGGTCAAGGCCTTTCCGCTGCGTTTAAAATACCTGCGCCTGAACGAAAACGATCAGCTGCCTACCACGGTGTTCACCGGATTTTCAGTACCTAAGCGCTTACATAAAAAAGCCACCGCACGCAATCATCTCAAGCGCTTGATGCGTGAAGTCTATCGTAAATACCGTACTGATTTTCATACCAAAGAGTCGAATTATGCGTTTTTGTTTCTTTATATGAGCCCGGAAGCTATGGACTATCATCAATTGGAACGGGCTTTGCTTAAGCTTCTTAAAAAGTTTAATGATGAAAACACTTAG
- the folB gene encoding dihydroneopterin aldolase, protein MGRIKVTNIRVYAYHGCLVEEKKIGSDYRVDVEVEADLSHSAKSDQLSDTVDYVLLNRIVKEEMAQSSHLLETVADRILNRFLKEELLIQKGTVWVSKLNPPIGGDVERVTIIRSKSR, encoded by the coding sequence TTGGGACGTATAAAAGTTACGAATATCCGTGTGTACGCCTACCACGGCTGCTTGGTGGAAGAAAAGAAAATTGGTTCAGACTATCGGGTGGATGTAGAGGTGGAGGCTGATCTTTCGCACTCCGCCAAAAGCGATCAGCTGAGTGACACTGTAGATTACGTGCTCTTGAATCGCATCGTTAAAGAAGAAATGGCGCAATCTTCCCATTTGTTGGAAACGGTAGCAGATCGGATTTTAAACCGCTTTTTAAAGGAAGAGCTCTTGATACAGAAAGGAACGGTTTGGGTTTCAAAATTAAATCCTCCTATTGGTGGTGATGTAGAGCGGGTAACCATCATACGCTCCAAATCGCGTTAA
- a CDS encoding DUF4349 domain-containing protein, which produces MKTLSWFLFTLILACGQGNNSSSASYNESAVAIEDAAFEMEAMERQSAPKVVVDVAQPEQQIIKTGNLRFETQDLTETHASILSFVEKYRGFVQTDNSGKDYNRQYYNMTVRIPTTHFQETIDHIAKEVALFEEKTVSRRDVTEEFVDLEARLNAKRALETRYMDLLKKANTVEDILKIERELANIREEIESRQGRLEYLQNQVALSTLHIYFYKTVSENTVTTSYGRKVINALQGGWQGISKFFLLLLYAWPFLILGGGFIYWLVRWARRRDQKPSKN; this is translated from the coding sequence ATGAAAACACTTAGTTGGTTCTTATTTACCCTCATACTGGCCTGTGGGCAGGGTAATAATTCTTCTTCAGCGTCGTACAATGAATCTGCTGTAGCTATTGAAGATGCGGCCTTTGAGATGGAGGCCATGGAAAGACAGTCTGCGCCCAAGGTTGTGGTCGATGTAGCCCAGCCCGAGCAACAGATCATCAAAACCGGGAATCTAAGGTTTGAAACTCAGGATTTGACCGAAACTCACGCTTCGATTTTGTCCTTTGTTGAAAAATACAGGGGATTCGTGCAAACGGATAACAGCGGCAAAGACTACAACCGACAGTACTACAATATGACGGTTCGGATCCCCACCACGCATTTTCAAGAAACCATTGATCATATTGCTAAAGAGGTTGCGCTTTTTGAGGAAAAAACCGTGTCTAGAAGAGACGTGACTGAAGAATTTGTTGACCTGGAAGCCCGACTCAACGCCAAACGCGCCTTGGAAACACGCTACATGGATCTACTCAAAAAGGCAAACACTGTAGAAGACATACTAAAAATCGAACGGGAGCTGGCCAACATTCGCGAAGAGATAGAGTCCCGACAGGGGCGTTTGGAGTATTTACAGAATCAGGTTGCACTGAGCACCCTTCACATTTACTTTTACAAAACGGTCAGTGAGAACACGGTGACCACTTCTTATGGCCGTAAAGTGATCAATGCGCTTCAGGGGGGCTGGCAAGGTATTTCTAAATTTTTCCTGCTTTTGCTTTATGCATGGCCATTCCTTATCTTAGGGGGTGGATTTATTTATTGGCTGGTCCGTTGGGCCCGTCGAAGGGATCAAAAACCGTCAAAAAATTAA
- a CDS encoding S41 family peptidase, which translates to MKKKIILPVVALAFLVTTVSFKSDFFEIAKQIEIFTTLFKEVNMNYVDETNPAALMDKAIEGMMKELDPYTTFWTEQEIEDAKITQSGEYTGIGATVRSYKDRIVIVEPAKGYPADLAGLKAGDEIIKIGEVLIADFDDNAGDLIKGAPGTQVAITYRRQGKEYTTQIARDEVEVSAVPFYQLINGDTGYVVLSKFNRKASAETANAIRKLKAQGAKKLILDLRGNPGGLLSEAINVTNLFIPKDQLVTTTKSAIEKYNKTYVTQKDPLDTEIPLVVLVNGRSASASEILAGSLQDYDRAVIVGARSFGKGLVQRPKPLTYGTQVKITISRYYTPSGRCIQALDYRKRDAEGNAIRTAVDEYNEFKTKNGRSVFDGGGILPDVSIAAAQMSSVTEALLKDNALFDFATEYYYENDFANLAQFEFTDQDYKAFKSYLDSTGFTFETQTDKELNQLLEDAEKEGLSADISTATSALKTSLKAAKRAEIDQKRNEIQKLLEDELVKRYFYREGLYTYQIGTNAVIAEAQKILNDPGRYNNILN; encoded by the coding sequence ATGAAAAAGAAAATAATCCTTCCCGTTGTCGCTCTAGCGTTTTTGGTGACTACCGTTTCGTTTAAAAGCGACTTCTTTGAAATTGCCAAGCAGATCGAGATCTTCACCACCTTATTCAAAGAGGTGAATATGAATTATGTAGACGAGACCAATCCGGCGGCCTTGATGGATAAGGCAATTGAAGGCATGATGAAAGAGCTCGATCCCTACACCACTTTTTGGACCGAACAGGAAATTGAAGATGCCAAGATCACCCAAAGCGGAGAATACACTGGTATTGGTGCTACTGTACGTAGTTACAAGGACCGTATCGTGATTGTAGAGCCGGCCAAAGGCTATCCGGCTGATCTTGCCGGACTGAAAGCCGGAGATGAGATTATAAAGATCGGGGAGGTGCTGATCGCCGATTTTGACGATAATGCCGGAGATCTGATCAAAGGAGCTCCGGGTACGCAAGTGGCGATTACTTACCGCAGGCAAGGCAAGGAATACACTACGCAAATTGCCCGGGATGAAGTGGAGGTGAGTGCAGTACCCTTTTACCAGTTGATCAATGGAGATACGGGATACGTGGTGCTTTCTAAATTCAACCGAAAAGCCTCTGCAGAGACAGCCAACGCCATTCGAAAGTTAAAAGCACAAGGCGCGAAAAAGCTGATTTTGGATCTACGCGGTAATCCCGGCGGACTGCTTTCTGAAGCAATAAACGTGACCAATCTGTTTATCCCAAAAGATCAATTGGTAACAACGACCAAATCAGCGATTGAAAAATACAACAAGACTTACGTAACCCAAAAAGATCCGCTGGACACAGAGATCCCGCTGGTGGTTTTGGTCAACGGACGTAGTGCCTCAGCCAGTGAGATCCTAGCCGGGTCGCTACAAGATTATGACCGTGCGGTCATTGTAGGGGCAAGAAGTTTTGGAAAAGGCCTGGTACAGCGCCCCAAACCCCTCACCTACGGGACTCAGGTGAAGATCACGATTTCCAGATACTACACCCCAAGCGGAAGATGTATTCAGGCGCTGGACTATCGCAAGCGTGACGCAGAAGGTAATGCCATTCGAACCGCTGTTGATGAGTACAATGAATTTAAGACTAAAAATGGGCGCTCTGTCTTTGATGGAGGCGGAATACTGCCTGACGTATCCATAGCCGCTGCGCAGATGAGCAGTGTAACCGAAGCCTTACTTAAAGACAATGCGTTATTCGATTTTGCCACCGAATATTATTATGAAAATGACTTTGCAAATCTCGCCCAATTTGAGTTCACCGATCAGGACTATAAAGCCTTTAAGTCGTATTTAGACAGCACCGGATTTACTTTTGAAACCCAAACCGATAAAGAGTTGAATCAGTTGCTGGAAGATGCAGAAAAAGAAGGCTTATCTGCTGATATTTCAACAGCCACCTCAGCCTTAAAAACAAGCTTAAAAGCCGCAAAAAGAGCCGAGATCGACCAAAAACGCAATGAAATCCAAAAGTTACTGGAAGATGAGCTGGTGAAACGCTATTTTTACCGAGAAGGTTTATATACCTATCAAATAGGGACCAATGCCGTGATCGCAGAAGCTCAAAAAATACTGAATGATCCCGGACGGTATAATAACATTCTGAACTGA
- a CDS encoding glutamine--tRNA ligase/YqeY domain fusion protein, with protein sequence MSKEEHEPLNFLEQIIEEDLKNGYRQEDLRFRFPPEPNGYLHIGHCKAICINFGLGERYNAPTNLRFDDTNPAKEEQEYVDAIQRDIAWLGFQWDQICFSSDYFQQLYDWAVELIKDGKAYVDSQSSELMAEQKGTPTEPGVNSPYRDRSVAENLSLFEQMKSGEIPEGKHVLRAKIDMKSPNMLMRDPIMYRVMHKAHHRTGTDWCIYPMYDWTHGESDYIERISHSLCSLEFKPHRPLYDWFKEQVHTPGTLLPKQREFARLNLSYTIMSKRKLLRLVEEGVVTGWDDPRMPTISGLRRRGYTPEAIRNFIEAAGVAKRDNVIEVSLLEFHIREHLNQVTPRVMAVLDPVKLVITNYPEDKVEWLEAENNPEDDAAGFREVPFSRELYIEREDFKEQAGKKYFRLTLGKEVRLKNAYIIKGQEVVKDASGKITEIHCTYDPDSRSGSGTEASKRHVKGTLHWVSTDHAVPAEVRLYDRLFNEEAPDSHADKDFMDFVNPNSLEVITAYCEPSLKEAAVGERFQFQRMGYFCVDQDSSRDQLVFNRTVTLRDTWSKQQQQKQSQAKPKQGGAPRLKPIDEVKRSGKKLAQIPEEKRVMMIAKIQEWAKHISFEEIEPLLNTSAKKIGTRLAVLEVLKAFAKANHPALNKHEAVRTFIREAQEDSNELLNQAAKDFVLD encoded by the coding sequence ATGAGCAAGGAGGAACACGAGCCTTTAAATTTCCTGGAACAGATCATTGAGGAGGATCTTAAGAATGGATACCGTCAGGAAGATCTTCGCTTCCGCTTTCCTCCGGAGCCTAACGGCTATCTTCATATAGGCCATTGCAAAGCTATCTGCATCAATTTTGGATTGGGTGAGCGCTACAACGCGCCCACAAATCTGCGATTTGATGATACCAACCCGGCCAAAGAGGAGCAAGAATACGTAGATGCAATTCAACGGGATATCGCTTGGCTTGGATTCCAGTGGGACCAGATTTGCTTTTCTTCTGATTACTTTCAACAGCTGTATGACTGGGCAGTAGAACTTATCAAGGACGGGAAGGCCTACGTTGATTCTCAGTCCAGTGAACTTATGGCGGAGCAAAAGGGAACTCCAACTGAACCCGGGGTGAACAGTCCCTACCGTGATCGTAGCGTAGCTGAGAATCTAAGTCTATTTGAACAAATGAAGTCGGGTGAAATTCCCGAAGGAAAACACGTACTACGCGCTAAGATTGACATGAAATCCCCCAACATGCTGATGCGTGATCCCATCATGTATCGTGTTATGCACAAAGCCCATCATCGCACGGGCACGGATTGGTGTATCTATCCCATGTACGATTGGACTCACGGGGAAAGCGATTACATAGAGCGTATTTCGCACAGCTTGTGCTCTCTGGAATTTAAGCCCCACAGGCCGCTCTACGATTGGTTTAAAGAGCAAGTGCACACTCCGGGCACCCTACTTCCTAAACAGCGCGAATTTGCACGTCTGAATCTGTCTTACACCATCATGAGCAAACGCAAGTTACTGCGTTTGGTGGAAGAGGGAGTTGTGACCGGCTGGGATGATCCGCGAATGCCGACCATTAGTGGTTTACGCCGTCGTGGGTATACCCCTGAGGCTATTCGCAATTTTATTGAGGCAGCAGGCGTTGCCAAACGGGATAATGTCATTGAAGTCTCTCTTCTTGAATTTCACATCAGAGAACATCTGAACCAGGTGACGCCACGGGTGATGGCCGTATTGGATCCGGTCAAATTGGTTATAACCAACTATCCTGAAGATAAGGTAGAGTGGTTAGAGGCTGAAAACAATCCTGAGGACGATGCTGCAGGCTTTAGAGAGGTACCTTTTTCGCGTGAGCTTTATATCGAGCGGGAAGACTTCAAAGAACAAGCCGGCAAGAAGTATTTTCGATTGACCCTGGGCAAGGAGGTTCGTTTAAAAAACGCCTACATCATCAAAGGCCAGGAAGTCGTTAAAGATGCTTCAGGAAAAATCACGGAAATTCATTGTACTTACGATCCCGATTCCCGCAGCGGAAGTGGAACCGAGGCCTCCAAAAGGCATGTCAAGGGAACCTTGCACTGGGTTTCTACTGACCATGCCGTTCCAGCTGAAGTTCGGCTCTACGATCGCCTGTTTAATGAAGAGGCACCGGACAGTCATGCTGATAAGGACTTTATGGATTTTGTGAATCCGAATTCTTTAGAAGTCATTACCGCCTATTGCGAACCCAGCTTAAAGGAGGCTGCCGTAGGAGAGCGTTTTCAATTTCAGCGGATGGGTTATTTCTGCGTTGACCAAGACAGTTCAAGAGATCAGCTGGTATTCAATCGCACCGTAACTTTGCGGGATACCTGGTCAAAACAGCAACAGCAGAAACAGTCACAAGCCAAACCTAAGCAAGGAGGAGCTCCGAGATTAAAACCTATTGATGAGGTTAAACGGTCGGGTAAAAAACTCGCTCAAATTCCAGAAGAGAAGCGGGTGATGATGATTGCAAAGATTCAGGAGTGGGCTAAACACATCAGTTTTGAGGAGATCGAACCCCTACTGAATACCTCAGCTAAAAAAATAGGGACTCGCCTTGCTGTACTTGAAGTGTTGAAAGCTTTCGCGAAAGCGAATCATCCTGCCTTAAATAAGCATGAGGCGGTAAGAACCTTCATCCGTGAAGCTCAGGAAGACAGCAACGAGTTGCTGAATCAGGCCGCTAAAGACTTTGTCTTGGACTAA
- a CDS encoding GNAT family N-acetyltransferase, whose protein sequence is MDQSVTFYTLSFDALTTDQLYALLALRSEVFVVEQNCVYQDIDYKDQQALHVLAYKEGDLIGYTRVFPPQTYFKEASIGRVIIKKSARGRNLGHQLMQESIQLIENQYKTTQIKISAQTYLLEFYNRLGFQQRGEEYLEDGIPHVAMFKS, encoded by the coding sequence ATGGACCAATCCGTTACCTTTTATACACTTTCTTTTGATGCATTGACTACAGATCAACTCTATGCCCTGTTGGCTTTGCGCTCGGAAGTGTTCGTGGTGGAGCAGAATTGTGTTTATCAGGATATTGACTATAAAGACCAGCAGGCCTTACATGTTTTAGCCTACAAGGAAGGAGACTTGATCGGATACACACGCGTTTTTCCTCCACAGACCTATTTTAAGGAAGCCAGTATTGGACGGGTGATCATAAAAAAATCAGCCCGTGGCCGTAACTTGGGTCACCAGCTGATGCAAGAATCTATTCAATTGATTGAGAACCAATATAAGACAACACAGATCAAAATCTCTGCGCAAACCTATTTGCTCGAATTTTACAATCGATTAGGATTTCAACAAAGAGGGGAAGAATACCTTGAAGATGGTATTCCGCATGTAGCGATGTTTAAATCTTAA
- a CDS encoding LysE family transporter: protein MLQDLPTALTMGFILAFLVGPVFFVLLETAVLKGFRSALAFDLGVVTADIVFILIAYYSTNQILEKIKDDPGLFIFGGTLLTAYGVISLLKMKKKPQHDAPHPTVVMNSKDYLGLMAKGFLLNFINIGVLAFWLGVLIVAGPQMEMDERRIFFFFAVILGMYLLTDVGKIVLAKRLKRKLTPIRIHWIKKTISIIMIVFGIIFMLKGLFPDEAHQLEDQIEKMTPESPMDDL from the coding sequence ATGCTTCAAGACCTCCCTACGGCACTTACCATGGGTTTTATATTGGCTTTTCTTGTAGGTCCGGTTTTTTTCGTGCTTTTGGAAACCGCCGTACTCAAAGGTTTTCGTTCTGCTCTAGCCTTCGATTTAGGAGTGGTGACCGCTGATATCGTTTTCATTCTTATTGCCTATTACAGTACCAATCAGATTTTAGAAAAGATCAAAGACGATCCCGGACTCTTCATTTTTGGAGGTACGCTGCTTACAGCTTACGGAGTGATATCATTACTCAAAATGAAGAAGAAACCCCAACACGATGCCCCTCATCCTACCGTGGTCATGAATTCTAAGGATTACCTGGGCTTAATGGCTAAAGGCTTTCTGCTCAACTTCATCAATATAGGGGTACTTGCATTTTGGCTGGGTGTACTTATTGTTGCCGGACCGCAAATGGAAATGGACGAGCGTCGCATCTTCTTTTTCTTTGCCGTGATCTTAGGGATGTATTTATTGACAGATGTGGGTAAAATTGTGCTGGCGAAGCGTCTTAAGCGGAAATTGACCCCCATTCGAATACATTGGATCAAGAAAACGATCAGCATCATCATGATCGTATTCGGGATTATTTTTATGTTGAAAGGACTCTTCCCGGATGAAGCACATCAATTGGAAGATCAGATTGAAAAAATGACTCCGGAAAGCCCGATGGACGATCTCTAA
- the rnr gene encoding ribonuclease R: protein MTRKKRRRSSPKIENLTQRILQVMQAEPDKTFDHKRIAQKLGVDDPSSRNQIVKKLTQLKAKEQITEEERGKFSLVKDDHYHQGILDISSRGGGYVVVPSLESDIFVPKNALNGAFHGDEVEVYIYKKRRSQKHEGEITKVITQKTDEFVGIINIQDNFAFVTIPGGKMYTDIFVPRSNYGKAQQGDKVVVKIIEWPNKADSPVGEVIRVLGKPGEHHTEIHSILAQYGLPHEFPKEVEEFANQLNTDIQEKEIKKRRDMRDILTFTIDPKDAKDFDDALSFQKLDNGRYEVGIHIADVSHYVQPNTILDEEAYERATSVYLVDRVVPMLPEVLSNNACSLRPEEEKYTFSAVFEINPETTKVEKQWFGRTVTYSDARFAYEEAQHIIESRQGQIPEQVSIREKAYKADDQIVEAIVELNRMAKIMRRQRMKDGAISFDKVEVKFHLDEDNEPTGVFFKTSQDANKLIEEFMLLANRKVAEFIGKRDPKHTFVYRVHDEPDDEKLASLQTVINKFGYQLNLKDRRSTTQSLNKLLADVNGKKEQNLVDTLAIRTMSKAVYTTENIGHYGLAFDYYTHFTSPIRRYPDVMVHRLLQHYLDQGKSASESEYEAKCGHSSQMEQLATSAERDSIKYMQIKFMQDHKDEEFLGVISGVTEWGIYVEIVENKCEGMVRLRDLKGDHYDFDQQSYAVVGRKTGHTITLGDEVYVKVKEADLVKKHLDFTLIETVADRKKKHSRAKA from the coding sequence ATGACAAGAAAGAAAAGACGAAGATCTTCTCCAAAAATTGAAAATCTCACCCAACGCATCTTACAAGTGATGCAAGCGGAACCTGATAAGACATTTGATCACAAGCGTATCGCTCAGAAATTAGGCGTAGATGATCCCAGTAGTCGCAACCAAATCGTTAAAAAATTAACCCAACTAAAGGCTAAAGAGCAGATTACTGAAGAGGAACGGGGTAAATTTAGTTTGGTTAAAGACGACCACTACCATCAAGGAATTTTGGACATCTCTTCCCGAGGGGGTGGCTATGTAGTTGTACCTAGTTTAGAAAGTGACATTTTCGTTCCCAAAAATGCCTTAAATGGAGCTTTTCATGGCGATGAGGTAGAAGTCTATATCTATAAAAAGCGCCGTAGCCAAAAGCACGAAGGAGAGATCACCAAAGTCATTACCCAAAAGACCGATGAATTTGTAGGGATCATTAATATTCAGGATAATTTCGCCTTTGTCACCATTCCCGGAGGAAAAATGTACACTGACATTTTTGTTCCCAGAAGTAACTACGGTAAAGCCCAACAAGGTGATAAAGTAGTGGTGAAAATTATCGAGTGGCCCAACAAGGCCGATTCCCCTGTCGGGGAGGTAATCCGTGTGCTTGGAAAGCCGGGAGAACATCATACAGAAATCCACTCTATTCTGGCTCAATATGGACTCCCTCATGAATTCCCAAAAGAGGTGGAAGAGTTTGCCAATCAGTTGAATACCGATATCCAGGAAAAAGAGATCAAAAAGCGTAGAGACATGCGCGATATTCTCACCTTCACGATCGATCCCAAGGATGCCAAAGACTTTGACGATGCCTTAAGTTTTCAAAAACTAGACAATGGCCGCTATGAAGTAGGTATTCATATTGCTGACGTATCCCATTACGTGCAACCCAACACCATTTTGGATGAGGAGGCTTATGAGCGCGCTACTTCAGTATACCTGGTGGATAGGGTCGTCCCGATGCTTCCAGAAGTATTATCCAACAACGCCTGTTCCCTACGGCCAGAGGAAGAAAAATATACCTTCTCCGCAGTCTTTGAGATCAATCCGGAAACCACTAAAGTGGAAAAACAATGGTTTGGTCGAACGGTGACTTATAGTGATGCTCGTTTTGCATATGAAGAAGCCCAACATATCATTGAGTCTCGACAAGGTCAAATTCCGGAGCAAGTCTCCATCAGGGAAAAAGCATACAAGGCTGATGATCAGATTGTCGAAGCTATAGTGGAATTGAATCGCATGGCCAAGATCATGCGGAGACAGCGCATGAAAGATGGAGCTATTTCCTTTGATAAGGTGGAGGTAAAATTTCATTTGGACGAGGATAATGAACCTACCGGGGTCTTTTTTAAAACCTCTCAGGATGCCAATAAGCTCATTGAGGAATTCATGCTATTAGCCAATCGCAAAGTAGCCGAGTTTATCGGCAAGAGAGATCCCAAGCATACCTTTGTCTATCGGGTACACGACGAGCCGGACGATGAGAAATTAGCTTCCTTACAGACGGTAATCAACAAGTTTGGCTATCAACTGAACTTAAAGGACCGAAGAAGTACCACTCAATCGTTAAATAAGCTTTTGGCGGATGTCAACGGAAAAAAAGAACAAAATCTGGTCGATACGCTAGCGATACGCACCATGAGTAAAGCAGTTTACACGACTGAAAATATTGGTCACTACGGATTGGCTTTCGACTACTATACGCATTTTACCTCACCCATCCGTCGCTATCCTGACGTGATGGTTCACCGTTTGCTTCAGCATTATTTGGATCAGGGTAAATCGGCCAGTGAATCTGAATACGAAGCGAAATGTGGGCACAGCAGTCAAATGGAACAACTGGCTACCAGCGCCGAACGCGATTCGATCAAGTATATGCAGATCAAATTTATGCAGGATCACAAGGATGAAGAATTTCTGGGCGTGATTTCCGGTGTAACGGAGTGGGGTATTTATGTAGAGATTGTAGAGAATAAATGTGAAGGCATGGTACGGTTAAGAGATCTGAAAGGAGATCATTATGATTTTGATCAACAGAGTTATGCTGTGGTGGGTCGGAAAACCGGACATACCATCACCTTAGGCGATGAGGTTTATGTGAAAGTAAAAGAAGCTGACCTGGTGAAAAAGCATTTGGATTTCACCTTGATTGAGACCGTGGCAGACCGAAAAAAGAAACATTCCAGGGCAAAAGCGTAA
- a CDS encoding sterol desaturase family protein, translating to MEPILAFFEAMPVWQKAAWLVGVLGFFWILEGHYAFAHLKYKKWRHAKVNLLLLAFVMIINTAFGILTAGIFEWMPEQQWGLLYLVDWPIWAELLIALLVLDFVAQYGVHYLLHKVKWMWRLHLVHHSDTKVDATTGTRHHPFDFLIRESFALLAVLITGMPLAFYLLYRIVTVFFTYFTHANLKLPRKLDKAISYVFVTPVMHKFHHHHEMPWTDSNFGNMFSIWDRLFGTFVYEDPAKIVYGLDLTDASRDEDLGYQLRLPFDRQIKYKS from the coding sequence ATGGAGCCGATTTTAGCTTTTTTTGAGGCCATGCCTGTATGGCAAAAGGCTGCCTGGCTTGTGGGTGTTCTTGGTTTCTTTTGGATTCTAGAAGGGCATTACGCATTCGCCCATTTAAAGTATAAAAAGTGGCGTCACGCTAAGGTGAATTTATTATTGCTTGCGTTTGTCATGATCATCAATACCGCTTTCGGGATACTGACCGCCGGGATCTTTGAATGGATGCCGGAGCAGCAATGGGGCTTATTGTATCTCGTAGACTGGCCTATCTGGGCAGAACTACTAATCGCATTGTTGGTGCTTGATTTTGTGGCTCAATACGGCGTACATTATTTACTTCATAAGGTTAAATGGATGTGGCGCTTACATCTGGTGCATCACAGCGACACCAAAGTGGATGCGACCACTGGAACCCGACATCATCCCTTTGATTTCTTGATTCGCGAGAGTTTTGCGCTGCTTGCGGTCCTGATCACCGGAATGCCGCTGGCATTTTATTTGTTGTACCGCATCGTTACTGTGTTCTTTACCTATTTCACCCATGCCAACTTAAAGCTTCCGCGAAAGCTGGACAAAGCCATTTCTTATGTATTTGTAACCCCGGTCATGCACAAATTTCATCACCATCACGAAATGCCGTGGACCGATAGTAATTTTGGAAATATGTTCTCCATATGGGATCGCCTGTTCGGCACCTTTGTCTATGAAGATCCGGCTAAAATCGTCTATGGCCTTGACTTAACTGATGCTTCTCGCGATGAAGATTTAGGGTATCAATTAAGACTCCCTTTCGACAGACAAATCAAATATAAAAGCTAG
- the rpiB gene encoding ribose 5-phosphate isomerase B, which yields MKIAIGNDHAGTAYKQAIAAYLKQEGHQIVNHGTDQEDSVDYPDFIHPVASAVENKEVDFGIIICGSGNGAAMTANKHQGVRAALCWTKEITALARQHNNANVLSIPARFTAEPQAVDMVKTFLETEFEGGRHQRRVDKIACS from the coding sequence ATGAAAATAGCTATTGGTAACGACCATGCAGGTACTGCATACAAGCAGGCAATCGCTGCGTATTTAAAACAAGAAGGGCACCAGATCGTGAATCACGGAACCGATCAGGAGGATAGTGTGGACTACCCAGATTTTATTCATCCGGTCGCCTCTGCGGTAGAGAACAAAGAAGTCGATTTTGGCATCATTATTTGCGGTAGTGGAAACGGTGCTGCTATGACCGCCAATAAACACCAGGGGGTTCGTGCAGCTTTATGTTGGACTAAAGAAATTACCGCTTTAGCCCGTCAGCATAATAATGCCAATGTCCTTAGTATACCTGCACGATTTACGGCTGAACCTCAAGCGGTTGATATGGTTAAAACTTTTCTCGAAACGGAATTTGAAGGGGGAAGGCATCAGCGACGCGTGGACAAGATTGCCTGTAGTTAG
- a CDS encoding DUF2807 domain-containing protein has protein sequence MKTICTLFILTLTTALFAQNPITRQLDDFTTVKAFDRVVINLVKSETNKVVISGEDAEDVVVINKDGVLKIRMDFEKIFDGNRTFIHVHYTEIAIIDGNEGAVITTNELLEQDRIELRVQEGARITAGLQVKEANLRAVTGGILEISGRSDTQNVKVNTGGIYEGRSLETKTSNVKVQAGGDVSLFASEIANIKIRAGGDVYVYGNPDQVIKDRVFGGRVKIM, from the coding sequence ATGAAAACTATCTGTACCCTTTTTATTCTGACCCTAACTACAGCTCTTTTTGCGCAAAATCCGATTACTCGACAGCTAGACGATTTCACGACAGTAAAAGCCTTTGACCGCGTGGTGATCAATTTGGTAAAGAGCGAAACAAATAAAGTCGTCATTTCCGGTGAGGATGCGGAAGACGTAGTGGTTATCAACAAAGATGGCGTTTTAAAGATCCGTATGGACTTCGAAAAAATTTTTGACGGCAACCGCACTTTTATTCATGTTCATTATACGGAAATAGCAATCATAGACGGTAATGAGGGTGCTGTAATTACTACGAATGAATTACTGGAGCAGGATCGTATAGAATTACGCGTTCAGGAAGGCGCCCGTATTACTGCAGGTTTACAGGTTAAAGAGGCCAATTTACGAGCAGTGACCGGGGGAATTCTTGAAATATCCGGTCGCTCCGACACACAGAATGTCAAGGTGAATACTGGAGGTATATATGAAGGCCGATCGCTAGAGACTAAAACGTCCAATGTTAAAGTTCAGGCTGGTGGTGACGTTTCTCTTTTTGCTTCTGAAATAGCGAATATAAAAATTCGAGCCGGTGGTGATGTCTATGTTTATGGAAATCCAGACCAGGTGATCAAAGACCGTGTTTTTGGAGGTCGGGTGAAAATCATGTAG